From a region of the Thiomicrorhabdus sp. genome:
- a CDS encoding DUF4395 family protein, translated as MLKYHFKNLWFRDKTEDVVFINKYAVQMRAGLMLLIPIYMVIILFTTVLAPTWTVTPNTFAEETFDVTTDFRVIFNVQAFRTPFDYTIPTYVLFYGLFEMITGMFVRTAYLSPTIHIATLLTRNIRPKWEPLKPKRFAWIIGAVLIISCLTFFHPDSVARVVNALFSEELLPTTENWMPNFIPLLVGVCFGLMWLEAIFGFCLGCKMHWILAKIGIFKEHCYTCMNVDFDQKAWIEERKAMEKSLKDKNS; from the coding sequence ATGCTCAAATATCATTTCAAAAACCTTTGGTTTCGGGATAAAACAGAAGATGTTGTATTTATTAATAAATACGCAGTTCAGATGCGTGCAGGATTGATGCTTCTTATTCCTATTTACATGGTAATTATTCTATTCACTACCGTTCTTGCTCCAACCTGGACCGTTACCCCAAATACATTTGCTGAAGAAACCTTTGATGTCACAACCGATTTTAGAGTTATTTTTAATGTTCAGGCTTTTAGAACCCCGTTTGATTACACGATTCCTACCTATGTGTTGTTCTACGGTTTATTTGAAATGATTACTGGCATGTTCGTTAGAACCGCATACCTTTCTCCAACCATTCATATTGCGACCCTTTTAACCCGAAATATTCGCCCTAAATGGGAACCTTTAAAACCCAAACGTTTTGCTTGGATTATTGGAGCAGTATTAATTATTTCATGTTTAACGTTTTTTCATCCTGACTCCGTGGCACGCGTAGTTAATGCTTTGTTCTCAGAAGAACTCTTACCTACTACAGAAAACTGGATGCCTAATTTTATTCCGTTACTGGTTGGGGTCTGTTTTGGGTTGATGTGGTTAGAAGCTATCTTTGGATTTTGTCTAGGCTGTAAAATGCATTGGATTCTTGCCAAAATCGGGATATTTAAAGAGCATTGTTATACCTGCATGAATGTAGATTTTGACCAAAAAGCATGGATTGAAGAGCGTAAAGCCATGGAAAAATCTTTAAAAGATAAAAACTCATAA
- a CDS encoding TetR/AcrR family transcriptional regulator: MTSKNTKQEITELALKCFSQFGFSKTNMSLISQYTGYSRVTVHKYFKNKKVLFRNVVELCTSNSIHEAENRIQEIQLTNPWDMIEEYLVASGKKVFENVEDDYVLKDLHNAIGETSGDIVEAKQKIIIKFIQQELERGIKDNLIVLDSIKTNPEKLAYLIDYCYLGIMRNTPVQDIQNQLHQLIRVYRMATQVL; the protein is encoded by the coding sequence ATGACATCAAAAAATACCAAGCAAGAAATTACAGAACTCGCACTAAAGTGTTTTTCCCAATTTGGCTTTAGTAAAACCAATATGTCATTAATCAGTCAATATACTGGTTACTCCAGAGTGACAGTGCATAAATACTTTAAGAATAAAAAAGTATTATTCAGAAATGTAGTGGAGCTTTGTACCAGCAATTCTATTCATGAAGCAGAAAATAGAATTCAAGAAATTCAATTAACTAACCCCTGGGATATGATTGAAGAGTATTTGGTTGCAAGCGGTAAAAAAGTATTTGAAAACGTTGAAGATGACTATGTATTAAAAGATTTACATAATGCGATTGGTGAAACATCTGGAGACATTGTTGAAGCAAAACAAAAAATTATCATTAAATTTATTCAACAAGAATTAGAGCGTGGTATTAAAGACAATCTTATTGTTCTAGATTCAATAAAAACAAACCCTGAAAAACTGGCTTACCTGATAGATTATTGCTATTTGGGGATTATGAGAAACACTCCCGTTCAAGACATTCAAAATCAACTACATCAATTAATTCGTGTTTATCGCATGGCTACTCAAGTTTTATAG
- a CDS encoding rhodanese-like domain-containing protein, producing the protein MKTLLDYIEDARSEIKEVSIEDSKQLIEQGINVLDVREPGEFLSGAIEGAINIPRGVLEPAADLEYAGANPDLRDHRNDQWLVVCKSGGRAALATKTLAEMGFTNVMNMTGGMDQWQGKGFAMVIPSDEKMTVMLKEPCIV; encoded by the coding sequence ATGAAAACATTATTAGATTATATTGAAGACGCCAGATCAGAAATCAAAGAAGTGTCCATTGAAGATAGTAAACAACTAATTGAACAGGGTATCAATGTACTAGATGTTAGAGAGCCAGGCGAATTTCTATCTGGGGCCATTGAGGGTGCTATTAATATTCCAAGAGGTGTTTTAGAACCGGCTGCGGATTTAGAATACGCAGGAGCAAATCCTGATTTACGTGATCATCGTAATGACCAATGGTTGGTGGTTTGCAAATCTGGAGGAAGAGCGGCACTAGCTACAAAAACATTGGCCGAAATGGGCTTTACCAATGTAATGAATATGACGGGTGGAATGGATCAATGGCAAGGAAAAGGATTTGCCATGGTAATACCATCAGATGAAAAAATGACAGTGATGTTGAAAGAACCTTGTATTGTTTAA
- a CDS encoding sodium/proline symporter, producing the protein MILTTFMLFLSLFFVVGLSSYWASRKTTSDYLVAGKNMSPALVGLSAVATNNSGFMFIGMIGATYSMGLSSIWIMVGWIFGDWLAQKQTVKVIQEIGHQKNVHSYSGLLTHWILKNESHVDSQSATKPLASSSWAVRRFRQTVGVFTVVFLTVYAAAQLKAGSKATEVLLDWSPETGIILAAIMIFFYSMVGGLRASIWTDVAQSIVMLTGMALMVVFGVQAVGGPVEFWNSLQNVSPAYVGWFPENLGMIEAGLFVLGWIIGGMGVLGQPHIVIRFMTLSNSYTAKQMQHYYYAWFITFYSLTILAGLVSRLLMPELSSFDAELALPSLADQLMPEIFVGLILAALFAATMSTVDSLVLSCSAALSRDLTVKPVESLLLTKLATALILFAAMSLALSNNQTVFSLVLDAWGWLGSAFAPLILWLAWGRRITIGWAMIAMLFGMTVFAVFAYGGLLSQIYSITFGFIGGFSMLLISQYLSQYISQIRSKFTA; encoded by the coding sequence ATGATATTAACTACCTTCATGTTGTTTTTATCGCTGTTTTTTGTGGTCGGTTTATCAAGTTATTGGGCTAGCCGCAAAACAACCAGTGACTACTTGGTGGCTGGCAAAAATATGTCTCCCGCTTTGGTGGGGTTGTCTGCCGTTGCCACCAATAATAGCGGTTTTATGTTTATAGGTATGATTGGTGCAACCTATAGCATGGGGTTATCTTCAATTTGGATAATGGTTGGCTGGATTTTTGGTGATTGGTTAGCTCAAAAGCAAACTGTAAAAGTCATTCAAGAGATAGGCCATCAAAAGAATGTGCATTCCTATAGTGGGTTATTGACACATTGGATTCTCAAAAATGAAAGCCACGTTGATTCACAATCAGCAACCAAACCGCTTGCTAGCTCAAGTTGGGCGGTAAGACGTTTTAGACAAACGGTTGGTGTTTTTACCGTAGTGTTTTTAACTGTCTATGCGGCAGCTCAATTAAAAGCTGGCAGTAAAGCTACCGAAGTTCTATTGGACTGGTCTCCAGAAACAGGCATTATTCTTGCCGCGATTATGATTTTTTTCTACAGTATGGTTGGTGGTTTACGAGCCTCTATTTGGACGGACGTTGCTCAATCAATTGTTATGTTAACGGGCATGGCGTTAATGGTGGTATTTGGTGTGCAAGCGGTGGGTGGACCAGTAGAGTTTTGGAACTCATTGCAAAACGTTTCACCTGCTTATGTTGGCTGGTTTCCTGAAAACCTTGGCATGATTGAAGCAGGGTTATTTGTTTTAGGTTGGATCATTGGTGGCATGGGTGTGTTAGGTCAACCGCATATTGTTATCCGTTTTATGACCTTATCTAATAGCTATACCGCCAAACAGATGCAACATTATTACTATGCCTGGTTTATCACTTTTTATAGTTTGACTATTTTAGCAGGCCTGGTAAGTCGTTTACTGATGCCAGAGCTCAGTAGTTTTGATGCTGAATTAGCTTTACCATCACTGGCTGATCAATTGATGCCTGAGATATTTGTTGGTTTGATTTTAGCGGCTTTGTTTGCCGCCACCATGTCAACAGTTGATTCATTGGTACTTTCTTGTTCAGCCGCCTTAAGTCGCGATTTAACCGTAAAACCAGTTGAGTCTCTATTATTAACCAAATTGGCTACCGCACTTATCTTATTCGCCGCTATGAGCTTGGCCTTAAGTAATAACCAAACCGTATTTAGTTTAGTGTTAGATGCTTGGGGTTGGTTGGGTTCAGCATTTGCACCACTGATCTTGTGGCTTGCTTGGGGGCGACGTATTACTATTGGTTGGGCAATGATAGCGATGTTATTTGGTATGACGGTCTTTGCCGTGTTTGCGTATGGTGGTTTACTGAGCCAGATTTATTCAATTACATTTGGCTTTATTGGCGGTTTTAGCATGTTATTGATTAGCCAATATCTGAGTCAATATATTAGCCAGATAAGAAGCAAATTTACTGCTTGA
- a CDS encoding tetratricopeptide repeat protein, producing MRTLIFAFILLWVPMAHAVTELKHDSETQDVNKLTKPMYNPFVERYVMDELRQLRVDMNDLQVNITKEVVNRELSAVNQAVGYATDTVTYFFYLIAGISSVLLLVGWSSLRDVKERVHNMADAKVTEVIETYEGRLKALEEELNRKSRGITSAQQRLSQHQDIHSLWLKAGQEQILSNRLAIYDEILEIDPENAEAMTYKADLLLEMNEPLWAINLCQQALKIDANNKHAFYQLAGAYALLNQPEEALDYLQKAIEDTEGLLEEVKTDPIFAGLVDHPDFQSLIKTKHYEPDVQQPGK from the coding sequence ATGCGAACATTAATCTTTGCTTTTATCTTGTTGTGGGTGCCAATGGCTCATGCCGTAACAGAGTTAAAGCATGATAGCGAAACCCAAGATGTCAATAAACTCACTAAACCCATGTATAACCCTTTTGTTGAGCGTTATGTTATGGATGAGTTGCGACAGCTAAGAGTAGATATGAATGATCTACAGGTTAATATCACCAAAGAGGTGGTAAATAGAGAGTTATCAGCGGTTAATCAAGCAGTCGGATATGCAACCGATACAGTTACCTATTTTTTCTATTTGATTGCGGGAATCTCATCGGTTCTATTATTAGTAGGTTGGAGCTCTTTGCGGGATGTAAAAGAGCGTGTGCATAATATGGCAGATGCCAAAGTCACTGAAGTGATAGAGACTTACGAAGGCAGATTAAAAGCCTTGGAAGAAGAGCTTAATCGTAAATCAAGAGGCATTACTTCAGCCCAACAACGCTTAAGTCAGCACCAAGATATTCATAGCCTTTGGCTTAAGGCAGGGCAAGAACAAATTTTAAGTAATCGTTTAGCTATTTACGATGAAATCTTAGAGATAGACCCTGAAAATGCCGAAGCGATGACCTATAAAGCAGATCTTTTATTAGAAATGAATGAGCCGCTTTGGGCTATTAATCTGTGTCAGCAAGCCTTAAAGATCGATGCCAATAATAAACACGCTTTTTATCAGCTAGCAGGAGCCTATGCGCTGCTAAATCAGCCAGAAGAAGCACTCGACTATTTACAAAAAGCCATTGAAGATACTGAAGGTTTACTTGAAGAGGTTAAAACAGATCCTATTTTTGCAGGCCTGGTAGATCACCCTGATTTTCAGTCATTAATTAAAACGAAACATTACGAACCTGATGTTCAGCAACCAGGTAAATAA
- a CDS encoding aspartate kinase gives MTQENNSTLSVEKIGGTSMSEYASVRDNIILYAQDPYHRVFVVSAYSGVTDLLLEQKKTGTPGVYGLFANDDVDANWQAALENVANTLNEINATLFNEPAQLVEANKFINRRILETEQLLTYLQDLCSHGHFSLESHLLTVRELLASLGEAHSAYNLTSLLQSEGINAKFIDLTGWQANEPMALDDMISENLKEIDFSNTLPVVTGYSHCQENLMQTYDRGYSEMTFSRIAVLLKASEAVIHKEYHLSSADPRLVGEEQVIPIGRTNYDIADQLANLGMEAIHPRAAKGLRQANIPLRIKNTFEPDHQGTLITEEYVSDSPKVEIIAGMSRLLAVEIFDQEMMGNRGAYEEIIQEITQRLQCDVINKDFNANTITLYINDSLKKASRLSKQLQSRLDTASIQTSKVALASAMGSDMRIKGFLACAVGTLYKQGINIEAIHQNTRQVEMQFFVNENDFEKTIKALHTNLIETQSKKGAICEH, from the coding sequence ATGACACAAGAAAACAACAGCACATTAAGTGTTGAAAAGATTGGCGGTACTTCCATGAGTGAGTACGCGTCGGTGCGTGACAATATTATTTTATATGCTCAAGATCCTTATCATCGGGTTTTTGTAGTCTCCGCTTATTCAGGGGTTACAGATCTATTATTAGAGCAAAAAAAGACCGGCACTCCTGGGGTGTATGGTCTATTTGCCAATGACGATGTCGATGCTAATTGGCAAGCAGCGTTAGAAAATGTAGCTAACACGCTTAATGAGATTAATGCCACGCTTTTTAACGAGCCTGCACAGTTGGTTGAAGCCAATAAGTTTATTAATCGACGTATTTTAGAAACCGAGCAGCTACTTACCTATTTACAAGATTTATGTAGCCACGGGCATTTTTCATTAGAAAGTCATTTGCTGACAGTACGTGAATTACTGGCCAGTTTGGGTGAAGCACATAGTGCCTATAACCTAACCAGTCTTTTGCAGTCAGAAGGTATTAACGCAAAGTTCATTGATTTGACCGGTTGGCAAGCCAATGAACCTATGGCTTTGGATGACATGATATCTGAGAATCTTAAAGAGATTGATTTTAGCAATACTTTGCCAGTTGTAACGGGTTACAGCCATTGCCAAGAAAACCTTATGCAAACCTATGATCGTGGATACAGTGAAATGACCTTTAGCCGTATTGCGGTGTTACTCAAGGCGAGTGAAGCGGTAATCCATAAAGAATATCACCTGAGTAGTGCTGACCCAAGATTAGTCGGTGAGGAGCAGGTTATTCCTATTGGTAGAACCAATTATGACATTGCTGATCAGCTTGCTAATCTGGGGATGGAGGCGATTCACCCACGAGCGGCAAAAGGACTTAGACAAGCCAATATACCTCTACGTATTAAAAATACCTTTGAGCCAGACCATCAAGGTACCTTAATTACTGAAGAGTATGTGAGTGACTCACCTAAGGTGGAGATTATTGCAGGAATGTCTCGCTTGTTAGCGGTTGAAATCTTTGACCAAGAGATGATGGGTAATCGAGGGGCTTATGAAGAGATTATTCAAGAAATCACTCAGCGTTTGCAATGTGATGTGATTAATAAAGACTTTAATGCCAATACCATCACTTTGTACATTAATGATTCACTCAAAAAAGCGAGCCGTCTATCTAAACAATTACAAAGTCGTTTAGATACCGCATCAATCCAAACCAGTAAAGTTGCGTTGGCTTCTGCAATGGGTAGTGATATGCGAATTAAAGGCTTTTTAGCTTGTGCGGTAGGCACTCTTTACAAACAAGGTATTAATATTGAAGCGATTCATCAAAACACTCGCCAAGTTGAAATGCAGTTTTTTGTAAATGAAAACGACTTTGAGAAAACCATCAAAGCCCTACATACTAATTTAATTGAAACTCAAAGTAAAAAGGGTGCGATATGCGAACATTAA
- a CDS encoding ectoine synthase, which yields MIVRNLYDDIIGTDADVDDKQWTSRRLLLAKDGMGFSLHDTIIKPNEDLHLWYKNHLEAVYCIEGEGQIYDKATGITHPIREGTVYALNNNDQHILSANKGVPMRMVCVFNPPVTGRETHDADGSYNLPE from the coding sequence ATGATTGTTCGTAATCTCTATGATGACATTATTGGTACCGACGCCGATGTTGACGATAAACAATGGACAAGCCGCCGTCTTTTATTAGCTAAAGATGGGATGGGATTTTCTCTGCATGACACCATTATCAAGCCAAATGAAGATTTACATTTATGGTACAAAAACCATTTAGAAGCGGTTTATTGCATTGAGGGTGAGGGCCAAATTTACGATAAAGCGACCGGTATTACTCACCCTATTAGAGAAGGTACCGTTTACGCACTCAATAATAATGACCAACATATTTTAAGTGCTAATAAGGGCGTGCCAATGCGCATGGTTTGTGTGTTTAACCCCCCAGTAACTGGGCGTGAAACCCATGATGCTGATGGCTCTTATAACTTACCAGAATAA
- the ectB gene encoding diaminobutyrate--2-oxoglutarate transaminase, which translates to MALSIFNQYESEVRGYVRSFPTVFAKSKMAEIWDEDGKRYIDFFAGAGALNYGHNNPVVNDAVINYLQNDGIGHALDMATVAKRDFMETFVENILKPRNLDYKLQFVGPTGTNAIETALKIARKVKGRKQVMSFTNGFHGMSMGSLSITGNSYYHDDNYGVPGYTYQVPFHNYLGDKVDTMAYLRKILDDASSGTELPAAIVLETIQAEGGINVAGEEWLQKLRKICDDFDILMVVDDIQVGNGRSGEFFSFERAGIVPDIVTLSKSIGAGHPMSLVLMKPELDKWSPGEHSGTFRGNNLAFVAVTAALKEYWADDRMVKQTKAKSKLVQKRMEEIALTFPNLIREIRGHGFIWGMEFKKPELTSDICSTAFNDGLVIETAGADSEAIKFLGPLVITEELINEGFDILQNAIRKVLEKNENNQK; encoded by the coding sequence ATGGCGTTAAGTATTTTTAATCAATATGAATCAGAGGTAAGGGGTTATGTACGCTCTTTTCCAACAGTCTTTGCAAAGTCTAAGATGGCTGAAATCTGGGATGAAGACGGCAAGAGATACATCGACTTTTTTGCTGGAGCGGGTGCACTAAACTACGGACACAATAACCCCGTTGTGAATGATGCAGTTATTAACTACCTGCAAAATGATGGTATTGGTCATGCTTTAGATATGGCCACCGTTGCTAAACGTGATTTTATGGAAACGTTTGTAGAGAACATTCTAAAACCACGTAATTTAGACTACAAACTACAGTTTGTGGGTCCAACGGGTACAAATGCGATTGAAACCGCTTTAAAAATTGCTCGTAAAGTAAAAGGGCGTAAGCAGGTTATGTCCTTTACCAACGGTTTTCATGGTATGTCGATGGGGTCGTTGAGTATTACTGGTAACAGTTATTACCATGATGACAACTATGGTGTGCCTGGCTATACCTATCAAGTACCATTCCACAACTATCTAGGCGACAAGGTCGATACTATGGCGTACCTGCGTAAGATTTTAGATGATGCTTCTTCGGGTACCGAACTTCCAGCAGCAATCGTATTGGAAACAATTCAGGCTGAAGGGGGGATTAACGTTGCTGGTGAAGAGTGGCTACAAAAGTTACGTAAAATCTGTGATGACTTTGATATTTTAATGGTTGTTGATGATATCCAGGTAGGTAATGGTCGTTCTGGTGAGTTCTTTAGTTTTGAACGTGCTGGTATCGTACCTGATATTGTGACGTTATCTAAGTCGATTGGTGCTGGTCACCCGATGTCTTTAGTCTTGATGAAGCCTGAACTTGATAAATGGAGCCCAGGTGAACACTCTGGAACATTCCGTGGAAACAACTTAGCCTTTGTTGCAGTTACGGCTGCACTTAAAGAGTATTGGGCTGATGACCGAATGGTTAAACAAACCAAGGCCAAATCAAAATTGGTTCAAAAACGTATGGAAGAGATTGCTCTGACCTTTCCAAATTTAATTCGTGAAATTCGTGGTCACGGCTTTATTTGGGGTATGGAGTTTAAAAAACCGGAATTGACTTCTGACATTTGTTCAACTGCTTTTAATGACGGTCTTGTTATTGAAACCGCCGGTGCGGATAGTGAAGCGATTAAATTTTTAGGGCCATTGGTTATTACTGAAGAGCTCATTAATGAAGGTTTTGACATTTTGCAAAATGCCATCCGTAAAGTCCTTGAAAAAAATGAAAATAACCAAAAATAG
- the ectA gene encoding diaminobutyrate acetyltransferase, translating into MEYDPPNLSKSNNQTTASALNFRAPTLQDGMAIYQLVANCPPLDLNSSYLYFLQSSHFADSCMLAELNGEIVGFVSAYRRPDDLQNLFIWQVAVSPTARGKGLAKRLITELLYKQMQSNIALTAVSCTIAPSNAASQALFKSIAKQYRLDLGVRDFILAEHFAGQEHEAEQEYTLRAPQDLPLHTFLNL; encoded by the coding sequence ATGGAGTATGACCCCCCAAACTTAAGCAAATCAAACAATCAAACGACGGCATCAGCACTTAATTTTAGAGCCCCTACCTTGCAAGATGGTATGGCTATATACCAGTTAGTAGCAAATTGCCCACCGTTAGATTTAAATTCTAGTTACTTGTATTTTTTGCAATCTAGCCATTTTGCCGACAGTTGTATGTTGGCCGAACTAAATGGTGAGATTGTTGGTTTTGTCTCAGCTTATCGTAGACCTGATGATTTACAAAATCTATTTATTTGGCAAGTCGCTGTATCACCAACTGCACGCGGTAAAGGCTTAGCTAAACGCCTGATTACCGAACTGCTTTACAAGCAAATGCAGTCTAATATTGCACTCACCGCAGTGAGTTGCACCATCGCTCCTAGTAATGCCGCATCGCAAGCATTATTTAAGTCCATTGCTAAGCAATACCGCCTAGATTTAGGTGTTAGAGACTTTATTCTTGCTGAACATTTTGCAGGCCAGGAGCACGAAGCGGAACAAGAATATACCTTGCGAGCACCGCAAGATCTTCCGCTGCACACTTTTTTAAACTTATAG
- a CDS encoding EAL domain-containing protein translates to MAVKVLVVDDDDTICDLVVNACDIIGIEAAKESNPLSLSKTQVDGYLLWFLDLNMPERDGIEVIRWLAENEYKGMLILMSGFDRSVLLSAERLAQAHHLNIVGHIEKPFSLRNVQLLVEEVMEDFEPQIKEKSYQPPKLELSNNAVEELIEQNRIVVHYQPQVELATGRLIGFEALVRLKNMAGDLIMPNDFIELAEKQGLIQKLTRGVVCEALRAFEKMLEKFTKLTLSINLSALDLEDKGLANWLEEQVNQHQIMHSKVIFEVTESKEIFAITNALDILNRLRLKGFNLSLDDYGTGSAVLSQVHHLPLTELKIDRVFVKNVLFDEKSQVLIKNVISMCKDLRLDVVCEGIEDQETASLLLSYGAKIGQGYLYAKPMSFEDAMALVEGNQQDMSLDSVCLTSGDENNIPHQISLNPAGLDGQELATFYGQSVLSNKPSPDVFLSYSLPLTGNFSFIGISEKYGAMLAYLELFADQSQADIGLEFFDDESELSKLKDNLTHQVSVNSLGSVGATFPFQYSQEFAEFASTLKTPILAPFNGCKALRLETAHNVYNIKAGIEQELMAIAKKFNASGQRSVMVHAPVSLKQSPVEFFKQISNVEIIEFLPQNSEETIKKIREIRPVNVMFFGSAKSLLQVVEALENEEINFYSTSLIGFGTLKKLLIRKPKVKVWVTSTIPDYQGDDHTATEFRNIAQKFNCPEKYINSICYDMYLATKFLLKTYENSHQVRGDIESRVETFERTLTNTFGFDLGMKCPLSWNPQNRSFSNTVYFINVNEY, encoded by the coding sequence ATGGCTGTAAAAGTATTAGTTGTTGATGATGACGATACAATTTGTGATCTTGTGGTTAATGCTTGCGACATAATTGGTATTGAAGCGGCGAAAGAATCTAACCCATTAAGTTTATCTAAAACCCAAGTTGATGGTTATTTACTTTGGTTTTTAGATTTAAATATGCCTGAACGGGATGGTATTGAGGTGATTCGCTGGCTTGCAGAAAATGAATATAAAGGCATGTTGATATTGATGAGTGGTTTTGACCGTTCTGTTTTATTGAGTGCCGAACGACTTGCCCAAGCACATCACTTGAATATTGTTGGCCATATTGAAAAACCTTTTAGCTTGCGTAACGTACAGCTTTTAGTTGAAGAGGTGATGGAAGATTTTGAACCACAAATAAAAGAAAAATCATATCAGCCCCCCAAATTGGAATTAAGCAATAATGCAGTTGAAGAGTTAATTGAGCAAAATCGTATTGTGGTTCATTATCAACCACAAGTTGAATTAGCGACGGGGCGCTTGATTGGATTTGAAGCTTTAGTTAGGTTAAAAAACATGGCTGGTGACCTGATTATGCCTAATGATTTTATCGAGTTAGCTGAAAAACAAGGATTGATTCAAAAGTTAACTCGAGGTGTTGTTTGTGAAGCATTGAGAGCTTTTGAAAAAATGCTGGAAAAGTTTACCAAGCTGACTTTATCCATAAACCTCTCGGCACTGGACTTAGAGGATAAAGGCTTGGCGAACTGGCTCGAAGAGCAAGTTAATCAGCATCAAATTATGCACAGTAAGGTTATTTTCGAAGTCACTGAAAGTAAAGAAATTTTTGCTATTACTAATGCGTTAGATATTTTGAATAGATTACGTTTAAAGGGGTTTAATCTCTCCTTGGATGACTATGGAACTGGTTCAGCTGTTTTGAGTCAGGTGCATCATTTACCTTTGACCGAACTTAAGATAGATCGTGTTTTTGTTAAAAATGTGTTGTTTGACGAAAAATCACAAGTTTTAATTAAAAATGTTATTTCTATGTGTAAAGACCTACGCTTAGATGTGGTTTGTGAAGGTATCGAAGATCAAGAAACGGCAAGTTTATTATTGAGTTACGGAGCTAAAATCGGACAGGGTTACTTATATGCTAAGCCAATGTCTTTTGAAGATGCTATGGCGTTAGTAGAAGGCAATCAGCAGGATATGTCCTTAGACTCAGTCTGTTTAACGAGTGGTGATGAAAATAATATTCCGCATCAAATTTCATTGAACCCCGCTGGTTTGGATGGTCAAGAGCTTGCAACGTTTTATGGACAATCGGTTTTGTCTAACAAGCCAAGTCCAGATGTGTTTTTATCCTACTCATTGCCTTTAACCGGTAACTTTTCTTTTATTGGGATCTCAGAAAAATATGGCGCGATGTTGGCCTATTTAGAGTTGTTTGCAGATCAAAGCCAAGCCGATATCGGCTTGGAGTTTTTTGACGATGAATCAGAGTTATCGAAATTAAAAGATAATTTGACCCACCAGGTTTCGGTAAATAGTTTGGGCTCGGTAGGAGCCACTTTTCCGTTTCAATATTCTCAAGAATTTGCTGAGTTTGCTAGTACTCTGAAAACGCCTATATTAGCGCCTTTTAATGGTTGTAAGGCCTTAAGGCTTGAAACAGCGCATAATGTTTACAATATTAAAGCTGGAATTGAACAGGAGTTAATGGCCATCGCTAAGAAATTCAATGCGAGTGGGCAGCGTTCAGTCATGGTTCATGCTCCAGTGAGTCTAAAGCAGAGTCCGGTGGAGTTTTTTAAGCAGATAAGCAATGTTGAAATTATTGAATTTTTGCCACAGAACTCCGAAGAAACCATTAAAAAAATTAGAGAAATACGTCCTGTCAACGTGATGTTTTTTGGTTCAGCAAAAAGCCTTTTACAGGTGGTTGAGGCTCTGGAGAATGAAGAGATTAATTTCTATAGTACATCCCTTATCGGATTTGGTACTTTAAAGAAATTGCTTATTAGAAAACCGAAAGTCAAAGTTTGGGTCACGTCGACTATACCTGATTATCAGGGCGACGATCATACTGCAACTGAATTTAGGAATATTGCACAAAAATTTAATTGTCCCGAAAAGTATATTAATAGTATTTGTTACGACATGTATTTGGCTACAAAATTTTTGCTGAAAACATATGAAAATAGTCACCAAGTGAGAGGGGATATTGAAAGCCGTGTGGAGACTTTTGAACGGACGTTAACAAATACTTTTGGATTTGACTTAGGCATGAAATGTCCCTTGAGTTGGAACCCTCAAAACCGTAGTTTTTCAAACACGGTTTATTTTATAAACGTAAATGAATATTAA